The following proteins come from a genomic window of Rhodothermales bacterium:
- a CDS encoding endonuclease MutS2 yields the protein IDVPGSSYAFEIGRRMGFPDDLLSRARDLVGDRKVALEDLISDYEFRVAELAELRETLDHERRDLQSLREKYESDLKKLRGDRSNLREEALQSADRLLRQANAEIERTIREIKESQAGKKATRAARERLEAFGSKVADQIAVSQAEAVPAPHDDSRGDLQIGDQVVLDDGSVKAEVAELDDGHAVIVNKAVRLRVKRSRLTRVGGKQPQKVEVRQAAADADVPAQAVRQRIDVRGQRVDEALASVGHFIDVALPSSLKRLDILHGTGTGALRKAIADYLDSRPDVAAHEEAEWEQGGAGVTVVHLQ from the coding sequence GAATCGACGTCCCCGGTTCATCGTACGCGTTTGAGATCGGACGCAGGATGGGATTCCCGGACGACCTGCTTTCCCGCGCGCGAGACCTGGTGGGTGACCGGAAAGTGGCCCTCGAAGATCTCATCTCGGACTACGAGTTTCGCGTGGCTGAGCTGGCGGAACTGCGGGAAACGCTCGACCACGAGCGCAGGGATCTGCAGAGCCTTCGCGAGAAGTATGAATCGGATCTTAAGAAACTGCGTGGTGATCGCTCCAATTTGCGCGAGGAGGCGCTCCAGTCGGCGGACAGGCTCCTCCGCCAGGCCAATGCAGAAATCGAACGCACCATCCGCGAGATTAAGGAGTCTCAGGCCGGAAAGAAGGCGACCCGGGCCGCGCGCGAACGTCTCGAGGCCTTCGGATCAAAGGTGGCCGACCAGATCGCTGTGTCTCAGGCCGAAGCGGTACCTGCTCCGCATGACGACTCACGAGGGGATCTCCAGATCGGTGACCAGGTCGTACTGGACGATGGCTCGGTCAAGGCTGAGGTTGCAGAGTTGGATGATGGCCATGCGGTCATCGTGAACAAGGCGGTCAGATTGCGAGTGAAGCGCAGCCGCCTGACGCGAGTGGGCGGGAAGCAACCGCAGAAAGTTGAGGTCCGGCAGGCGGCGGCAGATGCCGATGTGCCGGCACAGGCGGTGAGACAACGCATCGATGTACGGGGACAGCGAGTGGACGAGGCACTCGCATCGGTAGGACATTTCATCGATGTCGCTCTGCCATCGAGTCTAAAGCGATTGGATATTCTCCACGGAACGGGGACCGGAGCCCTGCGCAAGGCGATCGCGGATTACCTGGATTCTCGGCCGGATGTCGCGGCCCACGAAGAGGCAGAGTGGGAGCAGGGAGGAGCCGGCGTGACGGTCGTGCACTTGCAGTGA
- a CDS encoding DUF4783 domain-containing protein, with the protein MPDKAAIMDGRCRFLRQIKMNALRTIIFLFSLVVFSTVTVFAQSRSAAPLSKIEQAFSKGDVDAIAALSADRVEIAVLGKSRLYSRTQAKFVLKEFFGKYPPVRAKFSEPSTTDKGLFAAGTYRHTANNQSLRLYVTLRKDASAWAIREIHVDKAAR; encoded by the coding sequence ATGCCTGACAAAGCAGCTATCATGGATGGTCGCTGTCGTTTTCTGCGGCAAATAAAGATGAACGCACTTCGCACCATAATCTTCTTGTTCAGCCTGGTCGTCTTCAGTACGGTTACGGTATTCGCACAGTCACGCTCTGCGGCGCCGCTTTCCAAAATCGAGCAGGCGTTCTCGAAAGGTGATGTGGATGCCATCGCGGCCCTGTCGGCCGATCGAGTCGAAATTGCGGTACTCGGTAAGAGCAGACTCTATTCGCGCACCCAGGCGAAATTCGTACTGAAGGAATTCTTCGGAAAGTATCCACCGGTGCGGGCCAAATTCTCGGAGCCGTCGACGACTGACAAGGGCCTGTTTGCGGCCGGTACATACCGGCACACAGCGAACAATCAGTCACTGCGTCTCTACGTGACGCTGAGAAAGGACGCATCGGCGTGGGCTATTCGAGAGATCCACGTCGACAAAGCCGCACGATAG
- a CDS encoding HAMP domain-containing protein: MLFIPVTWGVRELSLRSIRSHVEASQREAIVEAFAGIQGDFERQQLELLDTAQRVAAEGRVVRGLAAWAPGARPDEELVRFLSALELPDRASVEVYDPSPRLVAWNGFSMPLDDSPSRTAFLEGALSAIATDGPQRTALVVWWPVRDGLRVVGTVRMMKLLEIAVPVENQYLREFSQAKIWSERTHLQVRLRYDVPFDDVLPPGGEVRLLSGIEGSPLGRVFIDRPDEQDVVGDLRNTYNDVLAFWLSLLLLWSAFGLWRWYRAGQAAADAIGLTARFALFACAWWSIRFALIALDVPARYQTGKAPLSPLFDPTHLASSAGWGLLSSTGDLVITSLFALIFAVAFAVHIGSTHGLRPGRLPTGAGPVIAALRSSRTWLHGVLILVCGVLLIWLLAIITQAVILDSTLDYFARTGLLPERLVLVVFSALLILATSFLMCAVAIYWWSIEQFGTAGKVLDMPSSLGAVAVATMLLFVLLVTGLMDQLLPSHAVAMFGASALIAAFAARVRVPVALLTLRTVLPGILVLTAILYPLFYRGMQVQRQMRMVDAAASFEDWRDPRVQYAIERVLLESQSNAQWRELLALPGPPTGQFGLDSLTTAAARNSFLASLGSYEISVTAYRADGSPAGRYYEVEPRLDRTALDELERLDLGLLRGMYEESGVTDVLVEPITDPQRNDRFPYYGVAPFRNSADRILGWLVIRADPRILLREAITPFPRVLVPAGFYGNLPGRLSVAVFRDGALVRSTGDDFGSYRLPDDLSATLAIRGELWQSESIRGKDYYSYYQRSQNPDAISGVPVATVIAVRSASINIFDHLYNLLRLTFGGLIIGLPLYLAGVVVRRRKGLLPAPQVRFRDKILNAFFGVGVITVGIMAIVGLQVVTSENEREIEGRLRQHLERVERTLALDVRGGEMTYRVLERTRIDSLSARVGLDINIYKDNVLVSSSRPQLVRDRLIDPRLPVKAYEALYVDGFKFALTHERLGSFTYTAGFRAVPDEEGRAHYVISIPTLPEQDEIEEEKARTIAYLFGALLLLILVVMITASLLANALTRPIARLRAGINAVALGSFNRIRPLDTRDEISELVDSFNTMQDQLGESRRRLARQERQLAWREMARQVAHEIKNPLTPMKLSVQHLRRSFDRKTKEHEDDFTGLFNRITTTLTEQIDALARIANEFSSFARMPSRVEESIDINSVVEEAAALMQAEVAFSLDLALAPDPLIIQADREEVRRIFINLIKNAIQSIPDDREGEIRILTRRDQEGDLWWAHTIVSDNGGGISDDVKAKIFVPNFSTKTSGTGLGLAIARKSVEDLHGSIGFETVENEGSAFWIRLPLVLGDSLPGRGSEQESDADPIH; encoded by the coding sequence GTGCTCTTCATCCCGGTGACCTGGGGTGTACGCGAACTCTCCCTCCGATCTATACGCTCCCACGTCGAGGCCAGTCAGCGCGAGGCCATCGTCGAAGCATTTGCGGGAATCCAGGGCGACTTCGAACGGCAGCAACTGGAACTGCTTGACACAGCTCAACGGGTGGCGGCCGAAGGCCGTGTGGTTCGCGGGCTGGCGGCGTGGGCGCCGGGTGCTCGTCCGGACGAAGAACTCGTACGGTTTCTGTCTGCGCTCGAGCTGCCGGATCGTGCATCCGTCGAAGTCTATGACCCGTCGCCTCGCCTGGTGGCCTGGAACGGATTCAGTATGCCGCTCGACGATTCGCCGAGTCGCACTGCGTTTCTGGAAGGAGCACTTTCGGCGATCGCCACGGATGGTCCGCAACGCACTGCGCTCGTTGTCTGGTGGCCGGTGCGGGATGGTCTGCGAGTAGTCGGGACCGTTCGGATGATGAAACTGCTGGAGATCGCTGTACCCGTAGAAAATCAGTACCTGCGCGAATTCAGTCAGGCGAAGATCTGGTCGGAGCGAACGCACCTCCAGGTGCGGTTGCGGTACGATGTGCCGTTCGACGACGTATTACCTCCGGGCGGGGAGGTACGACTCCTTTCCGGGATCGAGGGGTCACCGCTCGGGCGCGTGTTCATCGATCGGCCGGATGAACAGGATGTTGTGGGTGATCTTCGGAATACCTATAACGACGTGCTGGCCTTCTGGCTCAGCCTGCTGCTGTTGTGGTCTGCCTTCGGACTCTGGCGGTGGTATCGTGCCGGTCAAGCGGCGGCTGATGCCATCGGACTTACGGCACGCTTCGCTCTGTTCGCGTGCGCATGGTGGAGCATTCGATTCGCACTGATCGCGCTTGACGTGCCAGCGCGGTACCAGACCGGGAAGGCGCCGCTGAGTCCGCTCTTCGATCCTACGCATCTGGCATCGAGCGCCGGATGGGGATTGCTCAGCTCCACCGGTGATCTCGTCATCACGTCCCTGTTTGCCCTCATTTTCGCAGTGGCCTTCGCTGTACACATTGGTAGCACGCACGGCCTTCGCCCGGGCCGGCTACCGACCGGTGCCGGTCCTGTGATAGCGGCACTTCGTTCAAGTCGCACGTGGCTTCATGGTGTCTTGATTCTCGTGTGCGGAGTCTTGCTCATCTGGCTTCTCGCGATCATAACGCAGGCCGTGATTCTCGATAGCACGCTCGACTATTTCGCACGCACCGGTTTGCTGCCCGAGCGACTTGTGCTGGTCGTTTTTTCCGCCCTGCTCATTCTTGCGACGTCCTTCCTGATGTGCGCGGTGGCGATCTACTGGTGGAGCATCGAACAATTCGGAACAGCTGGCAAGGTCCTGGACATGCCGTCATCGCTGGGTGCCGTGGCCGTAGCGACCATGTTGCTGTTCGTGCTTTTAGTGACCGGCCTGATGGATCAGCTCCTGCCGTCGCATGCCGTGGCGATGTTCGGTGCTTCCGCCCTCATTGCAGCCTTCGCGGCGAGAGTGCGCGTTCCTGTCGCGCTGCTTACTCTGCGAACCGTGCTTCCGGGTATTTTGGTCTTAACCGCGATTCTCTACCCGCTCTTCTATCGGGGGATGCAGGTGCAGCGGCAGATGCGCATGGTCGACGCCGCCGCCTCGTTCGAAGACTGGCGAGACCCCCGCGTTCAGTATGCGATTGAGCGCGTACTCCTGGAGTCCCAGAGCAACGCGCAGTGGCGCGAGCTGCTTGCTCTTCCGGGCCCACCGACCGGCCAATTTGGTCTGGACTCGCTAACCACTGCAGCCGCTCGCAACTCGTTTCTTGCCTCGCTCGGCTCGTATGAAATCAGCGTGACGGCCTATCGGGCAGATGGGTCGCCGGCGGGTCGATATTACGAGGTCGAACCGCGACTTGACCGAACGGCCCTCGATGAGCTCGAACGACTGGATCTCGGACTTCTGCGTGGGATGTATGAGGAAAGCGGCGTGACCGATGTTCTGGTTGAGCCAATCACGGACCCTCAGCGGAACGACCGCTTTCCCTACTACGGCGTTGCGCCGTTCCGGAACAGCGCAGACCGGATTCTCGGATGGTTGGTTATTCGGGCCGATCCCCGAATCCTCCTCCGCGAAGCTATCACACCGTTCCCTCGCGTTCTCGTCCCCGCCGGCTTCTACGGAAACCTGCCAGGACGCCTTTCGGTCGCCGTTTTCCGCGATGGCGCCCTGGTTCGAAGCACGGGAGATGACTTCGGGAGCTATCGGCTGCCCGATGACCTGTCCGCGACCCTCGCAATTCGCGGAGAGTTGTGGCAGTCAGAGAGCATTCGCGGCAAGGACTATTACTCGTACTACCAGCGAAGTCAAAATCCGGATGCCATCTCCGGCGTTCCGGTAGCGACCGTCATTGCGGTCAGAAGCGCGTCGATCAACATATTCGACCATCTGTATAACCTGCTGCGGCTCACGTTCGGCGGACTGATCATTGGGCTTCCACTCTATCTCGCAGGAGTCGTAGTACGAAGGCGCAAGGGCCTGCTGCCGGCTCCCCAGGTCAGGTTTCGCGACAAGATCCTGAACGCGTTCTTCGGGGTGGGTGTGATCACGGTGGGCATCATGGCCATTGTCGGCCTGCAGGTTGTGACGTCGGAGAACGAACGCGAGATCGAAGGGCGGCTGCGCCAGCATCTCGAGCGCGTCGAACGAACCCTGGCGCTGGATGTCCGCGGGGGCGAAATGACGTACCGCGTACTCGAACGCACACGCATCGACTCGCTGTCGGCCCGCGTGGGACTTGATATCAACATCTATAAGGACAACGTGTTGGTGTCGTCCAGCCGGCCGCAGCTCGTGCGGGACCGCCTTATTGATCCTCGCTTGCCCGTCAAGGCCTACGAGGCGCTGTATGTCGATGGCTTCAAGTTTGCGCTGACACATGAGCGCCTCGGCAGCTTCACCTACACGGCCGGATTTCGTGCGGTCCCGGATGAAGAGGGACGAGCCCATTACGTGATATCTATTCCAACGCTGCCGGAGCAGGACGAGATAGAGGAAGAGAAGGCGAGGACCATCGCCTATTTGTTCGGGGCTCTTCTGCTCTTGATCCTGGTTGTGATGATCACGGCGTCACTTCTTGCCAACGCCCTGACGAGGCCGATCGCTCGCCTGCGCGCCGGTATCAATGCGGTCGCACTCGGAAGCTTCAACCGCATCCGTCCCCTCGACACGCGCGATGAGATCTCGGAACTGGTCGACTCGTTCAACACGATGCAGGATCAACTCGGCGAGAGCCGGCGACGCCTCGCAAGACAGGAACGGCAACTCGCCTGGCGCGAAATGGCCAGACAAGTGGCTCACGAGATCAAGAATCCGCTCACGCCCATGAAGTTGTCCGTGCAGCACCTGCGCAGGTCATTTGATCGCAAGACGAAAGAGCATGAGGATGACTTCACCGGGCTGTTCAATCGGATTACGACGACGCTGACCGAGCAGATCGACGCACTCGCACGTATCGCCAATGAGTTCTCATCGTTCGCACGAATGCCGAGCAGGGTGGAGGAGTCGATCGACATCAACTCCGTCGTCGAGGAAGCCGCGGCCCTGATGCAGGCAGAGGTGGCGTTTAGCCTGGATCTGGCCCTCGCCCCGGACCCTCTCATCATTCAGGCGGATCGCGAAGAAGTGCGGCGCATTTTCATCAACCTGATCAAGAACGCGATTCAGTCCATTCCGGATGACCGGGAAGGCGAAATCAGGATTCTGACCCGACGAGATCAGGAGGGCGACCTGTGGTGGGCACATACGATCGTCTCCGACAACGGTGGCGGCATTTCGGACGACGTGAAGGCCAAGATTTTCGTCCCCAACTTCTCGACGAAGACCAGCGGAACGGGCCTCGGACTCGCAATCGCACGCAAGAGCGTCGAGGATCTTCATGGCTCGATAGGCTTTGAGACAGTCGAGAACGAGGGATCTGCGTTCTGGATACGCCTTCCGCTCGTACTCGGCGACTCACTCCCGGGTCGCGGTTCCGAACAGGAATCAGATGCCGACCCGATTCATTGA
- the tenA gene encoding thiaminase II, with translation MTESSTLLEQAVVIVPPFARECQDQAADAWGASFDHPFVTALADGTLDSRKFRFYQMQDARYLEAFADACSLISIRIEDPDTKLWFIDAARLAIVVEQQLHQGYGEKLGYTPADIRAVELTPDNRAYQNHMISCATRGSLTEAIAALTPCPWLYTALGTHLAGRLGTIPDDHPYAEWLRTYADPGFVTYTNELLGILQAVADHQSGDVLNRAKEAFAVSARYEWMFWNQAWNEQRWAV, from the coding sequence ATGACGGAATCGTCTACTCTTCTGGAGCAGGCAGTCGTAATTGTGCCCCCGTTCGCCCGGGAGTGTCAGGATCAGGCAGCCGATGCGTGGGGCGCTTCGTTCGACCATCCCTTTGTGACGGCCCTTGCGGACGGCACGCTGGACTCCCGGAAGTTCAGGTTCTATCAGATGCAGGACGCCCGCTACCTGGAGGCTTTTGCAGATGCATGCTCACTGATTTCGATTCGCATCGAAGACCCTGATACAAAGCTGTGGTTCATCGACGCTGCGCGACTCGCAATCGTGGTGGAGCAGCAGCTGCATCAGGGCTATGGCGAGAAGCTGGGTTATACGCCGGCCGACATACGAGCCGTCGAACTGACGCCTGACAACCGTGCGTATCAGAACCACATGATCTCGTGCGCGACGCGTGGAAGCCTCACCGAGGCTATCGCCGCACTTACGCCGTGTCCCTGGTTGTACACCGCACTCGGGACGCACCTGGCAGGTCGACTGGGCACCATCCCGGACGACCACCCGTATGCGGAGTGGCTTCGGACGTATGCCGATCCAGGATTTGTGACCTACACAAATGAGTTACTCGGCATACTCCAGGCTGTCGCCGATCATCAATCGGGCGATGTCCTCAATCGCGCGAAGGAGGCCTTTGCCGTCAGCGCGCGCTACGAGTGGATGTTCTGGAATCAGGCCTGGAATGAGCAGCGGTGGGCGGTATGA
- the trkA gene encoding Trk system potassium transporter TrkA, whose protein sequence is MRVIVIGAGEVGYDVARILSGEQHDVVIIDLNEKAIEEVGSRLDVMAIHGNGTSMTVLDQAGLRKADMLVAVTAIDEVNIIASMIADRVGVPTTIARVRSEELSQSSSVINTDEFGIDLVIHPEESTAAEVSRLVKRASATDVLTFLDGRLQLVGIRLDQDSGIIGSTLAEVVSGHSDLTFRVMALVRGIRTIVPHGEDRFRRNDQIFVLAPPKYVPNLVRLTGKTEGKAQEIMILGGNTIGARIALLLSSEKNKRVKLIEPNRTTATKLAEELKDVLVIHGEGTDIDLLATEGLGEMDAFVAVTDDEESNLVTCLLAKHLGVKKTIALLSKGAYIPISQSIGLDAAVSSKLAVSREILRFLRGKHVLSVATVPGLDAEILEIEAAPRAPITYGTLAEIELPRGVLVGAVSRGKNVEIATGDTHVNVGDRAIVFVLPRLVSEVEKLFSKP, encoded by the coding sequence ATGCGAGTGATCGTCATCGGTGCCGGTGAGGTGGGGTACGACGTGGCACGCATCCTGTCCGGGGAGCAGCACGACGTTGTCATCATCGACCTGAATGAGAAGGCTATCGAAGAGGTCGGGAGCCGTCTCGACGTAATGGCGATCCACGGCAACGGAACTTCCATGACGGTTCTGGATCAGGCCGGTCTGAGGAAGGCCGACATGCTCGTCGCCGTGACAGCGATTGACGAGGTAAACATTATCGCGTCGATGATCGCCGACCGTGTCGGCGTGCCCACAACGATCGCCCGCGTGCGGTCGGAGGAGTTGTCACAATCATCTTCCGTAATCAACACCGACGAATTCGGCATTGATCTTGTCATTCATCCTGAGGAAAGCACGGCCGCGGAGGTATCACGGCTCGTTAAGCGAGCCAGCGCCACGGATGTGCTCACGTTCCTCGATGGCCGGCTCCAACTGGTGGGCATTCGGCTGGATCAGGATTCAGGGATTATCGGGAGTACGCTGGCGGAGGTTGTATCCGGACACAGCGATCTCACATTTCGCGTTATGGCACTGGTGCGTGGTATCCGGACGATCGTCCCCCACGGCGAAGACCGGTTTCGTAGAAACGATCAGATCTTTGTCCTGGCGCCGCCGAAATACGTACCAAACCTTGTCCGGCTCACCGGCAAGACGGAGGGCAAGGCGCAGGAGATCATGATCCTTGGCGGCAACACGATCGGTGCACGGATCGCACTTCTGCTGTCGTCCGAGAAGAACAAGAGAGTCAAGCTTATTGAGCCCAACCGAACGACAGCGACAAAACTTGCGGAAGAGCTGAAGGACGTACTTGTGATTCACGGCGAGGGCACGGATATCGACCTGCTCGCCACCGAGGGGCTGGGCGAGATGGATGCCTTTGTTGCCGTCACAGACGATGAGGAATCGAATCTGGTTACGTGTCTTCTGGCTAAGCATCTGGGCGTGAAGAAGACGATCGCCCTGCTATCGAAAGGCGCATACATTCCTATAAGCCAGTCGATCGGGCTCGACGCCGCCGTGAGTAGCAAGTTGGCGGTATCCAGAGAGATTCTGCGTTTCCTCCGGGGCAAGCACGTGCTCAGTGTGGCCACCGTGCCGGGGCTGGACGCGGAAATTCTCGAGATCGAGGCGGCACCTCGAGCACCGATTACGTACGGCACGCTCGCAGAGATCGAGCTGCCAAGGGGCGTGCTCGTTGGTGCGGTGTCGCGAGGGAAGAACGTCGAGATCGCTACCGGGGACACACACGTGAATGTGGGCGACCGTGCCATCGTGTTTGTGCTTCCACGCCTGGTGTCTGAGGTCGAGAAGCTCTTCTCCAAGCCGTAG
- a CDS encoding TrkH family potassium uptake protein: MVVNIKIVASTLGALIFFLGIALLVPAVVALIYGESAWLSFVVTAALSLVLGAALWRGLRSSDELRVREGFAIVALAWLVLSLLGALPFVFGGVLETYTDAFFETMSGFTTTGATILGGAMTPAIEEIPNSFLFWRSFTHWLGGMGIIVLTLAILPILGVGGMQLYKAEVPGPSADKLTPRVRETAKRLWYIYVGITLVEIVLLLPQMSMFDAVNHAFATMATGGFSTENGSVGQYDSAYIDWVITIFMFLAGVNFALHYRMLRGKAITVFKDTEFRVYTAIVVASTLLISIVTWAPAMSWAPFQMTADAAFQGYESFLDALRYGAFQATAIITTTGFGTSDYELWPPLAISIIFILFFVGGMAGSTGGGMKVIRQILLFKNSFKEIKQLIHPHAVIPVRLNDKVVSQDVLKNVLSFTVLYFALIFLGTFVMGALGLDVMSALSASMSCVGNIGPAFGTFGPAENYAHVPMAGKWVLSILMMAGRLEIFTVLILVVPAFWRR, from the coding sequence ATGGTAGTAAACATCAAGATCGTTGCAAGTACGCTCGGTGCCCTCATCTTCTTCCTGGGCATCGCCCTGCTTGTACCGGCTGTCGTCGCGCTGATCTATGGTGAGTCCGCCTGGTTGAGCTTTGTCGTGACTGCTGCGCTCTCGCTCGTGCTCGGTGCAGCACTCTGGCGCGGTCTGCGATCGAGCGACGAACTGCGTGTTCGGGAAGGATTCGCGATCGTCGCCCTTGCCTGGCTTGTCCTCTCGCTGCTCGGCGCCCTTCCGTTCGTATTCGGAGGTGTGCTCGAGACCTACACCGACGCGTTCTTCGAAACCATGAGCGGCTTCACGACGACCGGTGCGACAATTCTCGGAGGCGCGATGACGCCCGCCATTGAAGAGATTCCGAACTCATTTCTCTTCTGGAGAAGTTTCACGCACTGGCTTGGCGGCATGGGAATCATCGTGCTGACGCTCGCGATCCTGCCGATTCTGGGAGTCGGAGGGATGCAGCTGTACAAAGCTGAAGTGCCGGGCCCATCGGCCGACAAGCTGACCCCACGCGTGCGTGAAACGGCGAAGCGGCTGTGGTACATCTACGTGGGGATCACGCTGGTGGAGATCGTCCTGCTGCTCCCGCAGATGAGCATGTTCGATGCCGTCAACCATGCGTTCGCCACCATGGCGACGGGCGGGTTTTCAACCGAGAATGGATCGGTGGGGCAATATGACTCGGCCTATATCGACTGGGTCATCACGATTTTCATGTTTCTGGCCGGTGTGAACTTCGCGCTGCACTACCGAATGCTTCGAGGGAAGGCAATTACGGTATTCAAGGATACAGAATTCAGGGTCTACACGGCGATTGTCGTCGCGTCGACGCTCCTGATCTCGATTGTGACGTGGGCGCCCGCCATGTCGTGGGCTCCGTTCCAGATGACAGCGGATGCCGCGTTTCAGGGTTACGAATCGTTCCTTGACGCGCTTCGCTACGGAGCTTTTCAAGCCACAGCTATCATCACGACGACGGGCTTCGGTACATCCGACTACGAACTCTGGCCGCCACTTGCGATAAGCATCATATTCATCCTGTTTTTTGTCGGCGGAATGGCAGGCTCTACGGGTGGTGGGATGAAGGTGATTCGGCAGATCCTGCTGTTCAAGAACTCATTCAAGGAGATCAAACAGCTTATCCATCCTCACGCTGTCATTCCTGTCCGCCTGAATGACAAGGTGGTTTCGCAGGACGTCCTCAAGAATGTCCTCTCATTTACCGTACTCTATTTCGCACTGATATTTTTGGGCACGTTCGTGATGGGTGCTCTCGGGCTGGATGTGATGAGTGCGCTGTCTGCATCGATGAGCTGTGTCGGGAATATCGGTCCGGCGTTCGGCACGTTCGGCCCGGCGGAGAATTACGCGCACGTCCCGATGGCGGGGAAATGGGTGCTGTCGATTCTAATGATGGCGGGCCGGCTCGAGATCTTCACCGTCCTCATCCTAGTCGTGCCGGCCTTCTGGCGACGCTAA